The DNA window GCGGCCCTGCTGGGCTTCCCTCCAGAGCACGAGATGCTCCAGCGGACCATCTCCCTGAACGAGATGGGGCTCGATTCGCTGCGCGCCGTCGAGCTGAAGAACCGCATGGGCCGTGAGCTGGGCGTCGACCTGCCCCTGGCCCGCTTCATCGATGGGACCGGCATCGCCGGAATCGTGGAGGTGATGCACGAGCAGCTCGAGCTCAGCGAGCTGCTCTCACGAGTCCCTGTCGCGGGCGCCCAGGCCGAACTCGAGGAGCTGACGCTATGAAGATGGGGGAGCTGCTCGCCGAGCTGAATCGACGAGGCCTGGAGGTCTGGGCGGAAGGGGAGAACCTCAAGCTCCGGGGCCCGAAGGGGGCCGCGGGCGAGGAGCTGCGCAACCTGCTCGCCGGACACAAGCAGGAGCTGCTGACGCTGCTGCGCGAGCGCCACCGGGCGAACGAGGAGCGCCCCATCACGCCCGTGGCTCGCACGGGGCCCGCGCCGCTGTCCTACGGGCAGCAGCGGTTGTGGTTTCTCGACCGCCTGGAGCCCGGCGGTACCGCCTACAACCTGGTCATGCCCCTGCGCGTCGAGGGGCACCTGGACCCCGTGCTCCTGGAGCGCTGCTTCGTCGAAATCCTCCGGCGCCACGAAATCCTCCGCACGCGCTACGCCGAACAGGCGGGCGTTCCCGTTCAAATCGTCGACCCCGAGCCTCGGCTCGAGTTCGTGGTGCTGGACGAGATGGAGGTGTTCGCCCATTCGCCCGGGGGAACGGAGGAGTTCCTCCGCCGCGAAGGAGAGCGGCCCTTCGACTTGTCCGAGGGACCGCTGACCCGGGTCCTCGTGGTCGACCGGGGAGCGAAGGGCCAGTTCATCCAGGTCTGCCTGCATCACATCTCGGCGGATATCTGGGCGCGCGGCATCCTCATGCGCGAGCTGATGGTCCTCTACACGGCCTTCGCCCAGGGGCGAGCTTCTCCGCTTCCTCCGTTGCCGCTCCAGTACTCCGACTTCGCCATCTGGCAGCGGAGCCACCTGCAAGGTGACGTGCGCCGAGACCTGGTGGAGGCCTGGAGGCGGCGGCTCGCGGGGATGCCACCCTTGCTGGAGCTTCCCTCGGACCGTCCGCGTCCTCGCGTGCAGACCTATGCCGGAGGCGAGGTCCGCTTCGAGGTGGGGCCCGCGCTGACCGAGGCCCTCAAGGCGCTGAGCCATTCAGCCAACGCGACGCCCTTCATGGGCATGCTGGCCGCCTTCTTCGTCTTGCTGCACCGCCTCACCGGACGCGAGGACCTGGTCGTCGGCGCCAACGCCATCAACCGGACCCGCCCCGAGCTGGAGCCCCTGGTGGGGTTCTTCGTCGACAACCTGGTGATGCGGGTGGACCTCGGCGGGGCACCGGGGTTTGCCACCGTGGTGAAGCGCGTCCGGGAAGTGGTCCTGGAGTCCTTCGCGCACCAGGACCTGCCCTTCGACCTCCTGGTCGAGGAGCTGAAGCCCGCGAGGAACCCTGGCTACAACCCGCTCTTCCAGGCCGTGTTCTCCTACGCGCGCGCGGTGGAGGGGCTGCCGGACCCGGCCGGGATGAAGATTGTCCCCCTCGAGTTCGAGACGACCTCCTCGCGCTTCGACCTCAACCTCTTCGTGGACGACTCCTCGGACCGGCTCACGGTCCGGTTCGTGTTCAACCGGGACCTCTTCGACCGGAGCACGATTCAGCACTACGTCGACTGCTTCCAGGTGCTGCTCCAGGGACTCCTCACCGAGCCCCAGCGGCCGGTGGCGGACCTGCCCGTCCTCCCGATGGCAGACCGGGAGCGGGTGCTCCTGAAGTGGAACGACACCCGCGCGCAAGACGCCGGCGCGCCGTGTCTGCACGAGCTCATCGAGGCCCGCGCGGCGCGGACCCCGGATGCGTGTGCGCTCGTCATGGGGGACTGGGAGCTGACCTATGGCGAGCTGGACCAGCGCAGCGACCGCCTCGCCGTGACGCTGCAGGCCCGAGGCGTGGGCCCGGAGACGCTGGTGGGCATCTGCATGGAGCGCTCCCCCCTGCTGGTGGTGAGCCTGCTCGCGGTGCTCAAGGCCGGCGGCGCGTTCCTCGCGCTCGACCCGGACGAGCCTCCCGCGCGACTGCGGCGCATCGTGAGTGACGCCCGTCCCCGGCTGCTGCTCACGTCGAGCGCGCCGATGGAGCTGGAGTTCCCCGAAGCGAAGGTGCTCCCGGTGGACGAGGCGTGCGAGCGCTTCCCGGATGTCATCGGCAAGCGTCTGCGCAGGGACGTCCGCCCCGAGCACCTGGCCTATGTCCTCTACACCTCCGGCTCGACGGGACAGCCGAAGGGCACGGAAATCACCCACCGGAGCATCGTCAACTACCTGAAGTGGAGCGTGGAGACGTACCGGCTCCATGAGGGCACGGGGAGCCCGGTGCTCGGCTCCATCAGCTTCGATGGCACGCTGACGAGCCTCTTCGCTCCACTCCTCGCGGGACGTGCGTTGTTCCTGCTGCCCCGAGGCCAGGAGCTGGACCTGTTGTCCTCGCGCGACTACCCGGAGCGGGGCTTCAGCTTCATCAAGCTGACGCCCTCGCATCTGCGCGCGTTCGACGGCCTGGGGCGGCTGCGGGAGGTGCTGGAGCGGACTCACGCCGTGGTGCTCGGCGGCGAGGGCCTGAACGGCGGGGACCTGGAGACGTGGCGCGAGCAGCGGCTCACCGCGCGCATCATCAACGAGTACGGCCCGACCGAGGCCGCCGTCGCGTGCTGCTTCCACGAGGTGTCACCCGATGGCGCCCCGCTCCCCGAGCGGATTCCCATCGGAAAGCCCATCACCCACACCGCGCTGTATGTCCTGGACCGGCGAGGGCACCCGGTGCCCATCGGCGTGCCGGGAGAGCTGCACATCGGTGGAGTGGGGCTGGCCCGGGGCTACCTTCGGCGTCCCGACCTGACGGCCGAGCGCTTCGTGCCGAACCCCTTCGCGCGCCCAGGCTCCAGCCAGGAGGGAACGCGGCTCTATCGCACGGGAGACCTCGCTCGATATCTCTCCGACGGCACCCTCGAGTTCCTGGGGCGGCTGGATGACCAGCTCAAGATTCGCGGCCACCGCGTCGAGTCCGGAGAAGTCGAGGCGGCGCTGGCCCGTCACCCGCGCGTTGTTCACGCCGCCGTGGTGTTGCAGCGGGTCCCTGGGCTGGAGCCCCGCCTCGTCGCCTACGTCCAGCCTTCGGAGCCCGGCGGGGAGTCGCTGGAGGTCGCGCTGCGCGAGTCCCTCCAGTCCCAGCTCCCCGAGTTCATGCGGCCGTCGGCCTACGTCATCCTGGACGCGCTGCCGCTCACGTCCAGCGGCAAGGTGGACCGCAAGGCGCTGCCCTCGCCGCCTTCCGGGAGACGGGAGCGCGGGCTCGCGCCGCGCAACGCCGCGGGGCTGACCGACACGGAGCGGAAGCTCCAGGGTCTCTTCAGCGAGCTGCTGGGGCTGGGGGATGTGCCGCCCGACCAGAGCTTCTTCGACCTGGGAGGGCACTCGCTGCTGGCCATCACGCTCATCGCGCGCATCCGGGGCCTCTTGAGCGTGGAGGTCCCGCTCAACGAGGTGTTCGAGCGGCCCTCGGTGGAGGGGCTGGCGCAGTGGATTGATTCACAGGCCGGAGCCTTGGCGCCGAGGTTGCCCGATGGCGTGGTGGCGCTGAAGCCGCGAGGGGCGCGAGGACACCACCCGCCGCTGTTCATGGCCCCGCCCTCCGCGGGCAACCCCGCCGTCTACGTCACCCTCTCCCGGCACCTGAGCGCGGGGCAGCCCGTCTTCGGCTTCGAGATGCCGGGACTGATGGACAACAGCACGCCCTACGGCACGGTCGAGGAGACCGCGACGCACTACGTGGACGTGATGCGCAAGCTCCAGCCGCGAGGGCCCTACCACCTCGCGGGCTGGTCCTACGGCGGCATCATCGTGTGCGAGATGGCGCGCCAACTCGAGGCCCAGGGCGAGCACGTCGCGTTGCTCGGCTTGATTGATGGCGCCTCGCTGGACCGCAAGGCCGCGCAGGACAGCCAGGACCTTCGCGAGGCGGTCTCCACCGGCTCGCAGTTGGTGAAGGTGCTGGCGGAGACGCCGCTGCCGAAGGACTACGCGAGCTTGAGGTTGGTGGGGGAGTGGATGGGCATCAGCCTGCCCGAAGTGCCCCGGGACCTCTGGCGCAAGGACTCACTCGGAAGGCGCACCTACCTGCGAAGATTCCTGAAGGACGTGGCGCGCTCGGTCCGCAACATGATGGCCACGCTCCGCGCCGAGCGCTCCTACACCTTCTCCGCATACGGCGGCCGAGCCACGCTCTTCCGGGCGGCGCCTCCCAGCGAAGGAAGGGATTCACTCGTCGACAGTGTGCGAAGATTCGCCCTGGGCGGCGTGCAAGTCATTGCCGTTCCTGGCAATCACATGACACTCGTCCTGGACGAGAAGCACGTCGCGGTGCTGGCGGTTCAGCTCCAGCGCTGCCTGGACGCGGCCGTGTCAGGACTGGCTCTTGAGGAACCCCCGCGGGCGCTCTTGTCCGCGAGTGGGGAGAACACGCAGTTCTCGAAGGAGGTCGCGTGATGCCCTATCGAATCCTGTCCCTGGACGGTTCCTCCATCTCCGGAGGTACAGGCTATGTCTCCACGGGGATGCTCGGCGCGCTTCGGCAGACGCTCGACACCGCGAGCGACCGGCGAACCCTCATCAACCAGGTGGACCTCTTCGTGGGGACCTCCGCGGGCTCGTTCAACGCGGCGTTCTTCGCGCGGGAAGAAGACCCGGACAGCGCCTACGACCGGAACCTCCAGTTCTGGGGCGAGGCCGTCGCCATGAACAAGAAGGGCGTGTCCCTGGGACGCACCCTGAAGGCGATGACGGGCACCAGCTCGTTGCTCGACTCGAACTACATGCGCGACTTCCTGAGCAACTACTTCGGGAAGACGACGCGACTGGGAGACCTCAAGCGCAAGGTCGTGATTCCCAGCTTCCAGCTCGACGGGACGCGCAAGGGCGTGCGGACCTGGAAGTCGAAGGTCTTCCACAACACGGGCCCCGACAATGACCCGGACCTCAATGAATTGCTCATCGACGTCCTGATGCGCAGCGGGTCTCCGCCGCTCTCCTATCCCATCTATCAAGGGGTCCAGGAGCGGGGCAGCGGCTACGTGGACGGCGGGCTCTACGCCAACAATCCCTCGCTCGTGGGGCTGGCCCAGGCCATCAACAACATCTCCCGTCCGAACAAGCACGAGTCGGTGGACACGCTGGCGACGGAGCCACCCAGCCTGGAGTCCATCCTGGTGCTGTCATTGGGCAATGGCATCATGTCCAAGTTCCTGGAGCCCACCTTCAAGGACGGAGAGGCCAACTGGGGCTTTGCCCCGTGGCTGCTGAACCTCCGCGACCCGATGGTCCTGGTGAAGATGCTGTTGGAGGCTGGCTCGGACGCGGTGAACTACCAGTGCCGCATGATTCTCCGGAAGAAGTACCTCCGGCTGGACCCCGCCGTGGACCAGCGGCTCTCCGCCTATGACTCACAGGAGGTGGGGACGGTGCTCGTTGGGATGTTGAGCCAGCAGACCACCATGGACCAGCTCCAGCGCGCGAAGCGGTGGGTCGAGAAGTCCGGCTGGCTGGGCGACGCGCAGCAGGGCGCGCAGCCTTCACAAGTCGGGACCTGAGATGTCTGGGAACGCGGCCATGATGACCCGGATACTCCTTGTCTCGGGATGCGGTGGGGTGGGGAAGACGACGGTGGCGGCGGCCACGGGCCTGGCGGCGGCGCGCCGGGGGCTCCGCACGCTCGTCTTCTCCTTCGACACCTCGCGGGACCTGAGCGGGGCCTTCGGCCTGGATGTGCGGGTGCGCCCTGAGAGCCAAGGGCTGCCCGTTCGCGTCGAGGAGTCCCTGCACCTCCAGGAGCTGGATGTCCCCGCGGAGCTTCAGCGCCGCTGGAGCGCGGGCCGGGGCGAAGTGGCCGCGCTGCTGGGCGGTGGGCTGGAGGAGGTGACGGCGGAGGAGGTCGCGCTCACGCCGGGGCTGGATGCGCTGCTGGCGCTCCTCCTGCTCGACGAACACACCCGTGCGCGGACGTACGAGCTCATCGTCATCGATGGCCCCTCCTTGGGAGACCTGCTGCGCTTCGTCGGAGGCGCGGACGCGGTGAGCTGGTTCGCGCGCAGGTCGAGGCCCCCGGAGCAGAGTGCTCGCCGCGTGAGGGCCGCGCGCGGGGACCCCGATGTGCTCCACGCCGTCAGCGACAGGCTGATGGACGTGGGGGCGCTGCTGCGCGACCCCTCCGTGACGACCGTGCGGTGGGTGACCACGCTGGACACTCGGGCACGGCAGGCCACGCGGCGCGCCTGCACGGCCCTCGGCCTGCAAGGTGTTGCCTTGGATGGCATGGTCTTCAATCGCCTCGTGCCTGGAACGTCCCCGGTCGAGGGGCTCCAGGACCTCGCGGGGGCCGTGCCCGCGACGGAGATGGAGCGCCAGGGTGACGACGAGGTGAGCGGAATCGCCGCGCTCGAGTCCTTCGCCTCACGGCTCTACCGGGGCGAGGACCCGGTGCGGCCCGTGGGCTCCCATCCCGTCCTCGGGGTGAGGAAGGACGCGGTGGATGAGTACAGGCTGGAGGTCCAGTTGCCCTTCGTGCGCAAGGAAGAGGTCGCCCTCTCCCGGCGCGAGGCGGAGCTGGTCATCCAGGTGGGCGCCCTCCGGCGCAATGTCTTGCTTCCGAGGATGGTCGCGCGGCTCGCGACCTCGGCGGCTCGAATGGATGACGGGAAGCTTGTCGTTGAGTTCAAGAAAGAAAGGGTTCAGACATGACCAGGCAGAAGCAGCGTTTGCCCAAGGACTTCTTCAGGTTCGAGACCCAGCCCGAGGAAGGGGCCAAGGTCGCCGAGGTCGTCGACTCCGTGATTCCTGGAGGCCGTGGCTTCATCCAGCAACTCTTCCGCGCGAAGAGGGATGTCCTGCAGGGCGTCTCCCACCTGCTCCAGGCGCAGATTCGCGAGCTGGAGCACATCGACCTGGCGATTCAAGGTGAGCCTCGGCCGGGGCCCGGGAGGACGTCCGCTCCAAGTGGCGCGGAGAGCCCGCTCAGCCCGCGCATGATGACCATCAAGCAGATGATGCAGGAGGCGACCACGAGGCTTCGTGCCTCCGCGGGAGGGCTCCCCACCGAGCCCCCAGCGGCTGAAACGCCCCATGCTCCAGGCCACCCCATGCCTGGCGCCACGGGGAGTCCGCCCCGGAGCACGGAGGGCGGTCCCGGGAGTGTGTCCGGGCCCTCGGCACCGGAGAAGATCAACCTCACCTAGCTCCGCCTCATTCGCGCTGTGCATCCACGGTTCTCCTCGCCAGGTCGGTGGGCACTGTCCCGCCGTGGGGGAGGTGTCGTTCAGGAGGCGGTCGCATGGAACAACAGGGACAAGGACGCAGCCTCGCGGAGCGGCT is part of the Myxococcus landrumus genome and encodes:
- a CDS encoding patatin-like phospholipase family protein, which produces MPYRILSLDGSSISGGTGYVSTGMLGALRQTLDTASDRRTLINQVDLFVGTSAGSFNAAFFAREEDPDSAYDRNLQFWGEAVAMNKKGVSLGRTLKAMTGTSSLLDSNYMRDFLSNYFGKTTRLGDLKRKVVIPSFQLDGTRKGVRTWKSKVFHNTGPDNDPDLNELLIDVLMRSGSPPLSYPIYQGVQERGSGYVDGGLYANNPSLVGLAQAINNISRPNKHESVDTLATEPPSLESILVLSLGNGIMSKFLEPTFKDGEANWGFAPWLLNLRDPMVLVKMLLEAGSDAVNYQCRMILRKKYLRLDPAVDQRLSAYDSQEVGTVLVGMLSQQTTMDQLQRAKRWVEKSGWLGDAQQGAQPSQVGT
- a CDS encoding ArsA family ATPase, translating into MMTRILLVSGCGGVGKTTVAAATGLAAARRGLRTLVFSFDTSRDLSGAFGLDVRVRPESQGLPVRVEESLHLQELDVPAELQRRWSAGRGEVAALLGGGLEEVTAEEVALTPGLDALLALLLLDEHTRARTYELIVIDGPSLGDLLRFVGGADAVSWFARRSRPPEQSARRVRAARGDPDVLHAVSDRLMDVGALLRDPSVTTVRWVTTLDTRARQATRRACTALGLQGVALDGMVFNRLVPGTSPVEGLQDLAGAVPATEMERQGDDEVSGIAALESFASRLYRGEDPVRPVGSHPVLGVRKDAVDEYRLEVQLPFVRKEEVALSRREAELVIQVGALRRNVLLPRMVARLATSAARMDDGKLVVEFKKERVQT
- a CDS encoding non-ribosomal peptide synthetase, with the protein product MKMGELLAELNRRGLEVWAEGENLKLRGPKGAAGEELRNLLAGHKQELLTLLRERHRANEERPITPVARTGPAPLSYGQQRLWFLDRLEPGGTAYNLVMPLRVEGHLDPVLLERCFVEILRRHEILRTRYAEQAGVPVQIVDPEPRLEFVVLDEMEVFAHSPGGTEEFLRREGERPFDLSEGPLTRVLVVDRGAKGQFIQVCLHHISADIWARGILMRELMVLYTAFAQGRASPLPPLPLQYSDFAIWQRSHLQGDVRRDLVEAWRRRLAGMPPLLELPSDRPRPRVQTYAGGEVRFEVGPALTEALKALSHSANATPFMGMLAAFFVLLHRLTGREDLVVGANAINRTRPELEPLVGFFVDNLVMRVDLGGAPGFATVVKRVREVVLESFAHQDLPFDLLVEELKPARNPGYNPLFQAVFSYARAVEGLPDPAGMKIVPLEFETTSSRFDLNLFVDDSSDRLTVRFVFNRDLFDRSTIQHYVDCFQVLLQGLLTEPQRPVADLPVLPMADRERVLLKWNDTRAQDAGAPCLHELIEARAARTPDACALVMGDWELTYGELDQRSDRLAVTLQARGVGPETLVGICMERSPLLVVSLLAVLKAGGAFLALDPDEPPARLRRIVSDARPRLLLTSSAPMELEFPEAKVLPVDEACERFPDVIGKRLRRDVRPEHLAYVLYTSGSTGQPKGTEITHRSIVNYLKWSVETYRLHEGTGSPVLGSISFDGTLTSLFAPLLAGRALFLLPRGQELDLLSSRDYPERGFSFIKLTPSHLRAFDGLGRLREVLERTHAVVLGGEGLNGGDLETWREQRLTARIINEYGPTEAAVACCFHEVSPDGAPLPERIPIGKPITHTALYVLDRRGHPVPIGVPGELHIGGVGLARGYLRRPDLTAERFVPNPFARPGSSQEGTRLYRTGDLARYLSDGTLEFLGRLDDQLKIRGHRVESGEVEAALARHPRVVHAAVVLQRVPGLEPRLVAYVQPSEPGGESLEVALRESLQSQLPEFMRPSAYVILDALPLTSSGKVDRKALPSPPSGRRERGLAPRNAAGLTDTERKLQGLFSELLGLGDVPPDQSFFDLGGHSLLAITLIARIRGLLSVEVPLNEVFERPSVEGLAQWIDSQAGALAPRLPDGVVALKPRGARGHHPPLFMAPPSAGNPAVYVTLSRHLSAGQPVFGFEMPGLMDNSTPYGTVEETATHYVDVMRKLQPRGPYHLAGWSYGGIIVCEMARQLEAQGEHVALLGLIDGASLDRKAAQDSQDLREAVSTGSQLVKVLAETPLPKDYASLRLVGEWMGISLPEVPRDLWRKDSLGRRTYLRRFLKDVARSVRNMMATLRAERSYTFSAYGGRATLFRAAPPSEGRDSLVDSVRRFALGGVQVIAVPGNHMTLVLDEKHVAVLAVQLQRCLDAAVSGLALEEPPRALLSASGENTQFSKEVA